In one window of Falco cherrug isolate bFalChe1 chromosome 10, bFalChe1.pri, whole genome shotgun sequence DNA:
- the LOC129736950 gene encoding protein qua-1-like, translating into MVPSPQPCRATQDRKPESGAERVGKDQRLPTSELVTAATPASGKQLVTGGKPTVGNKPTLAGKPDTGKKPSSGKNPACGGKSETREKPEVVAKPETGVKLETGGKPGIGGKPEAGGKPEAGAKPVAGEKPEAGGKPQAGAKPVAGEKPEAGGKPEAGAKPVAGGKPEAGGKPEAGAKPVAGEKPEAGAKPEAGGKPEAGEKPVLGEKPETGGKPESEGKPEAGGKPESDQGDSGEDDDNGDDDDDDNDDDDDDDENGHGDGNDNGDDNGADDNDDGDDNGDDDNDDGVDNGDDDNDYDDDDYGEDDGNGDDDGGDDDGGGDDAW; encoded by the coding sequence ATGGTGCCCAGCCCGCAGCCCTGCAGGGCCACCCAGGACAGGAAGCCGGAGTCAGGTGCAGAGCGGGTGGGTAAGGACCAGCGCCTGCCCACGTCTGAGCTGGTGACTGCTGCAACACCTGCATCGGGGAAGCAGCTGGTGACTGGGGGGAAGCCCACAGTGGGGAACAAGCCCACCCTGGCTGGGAAGCCGGACACTGGGAAGAAACCCAGTTCAGGGAAAAATCCAGCATGTGGAGGAAAGTCTGAGACTAGGGAAAAGCCAGAGGTTGTAGCAAAGCCAGAGACTGGAGTGAAGCTGGAGACTGGTGGGAAGCCAGGTATTGGAGGGAAACCGGAGGCAGGGGGGAAGCCGGAGGCTGGGGCAAAGCCAGTGGCAGGTGAAAAGCCGGAGGCTGGGGGAAAGCCGCAGGCTGGGGCAAAGCCAGTGGCAGGTGAAAAGCCGGAGGCTGGGGGAAAGCCGGAGGCTGGGGCAAAGCCAGTGGCAGGTGGAAAGCCGGAGGCTGGGGGGAAGCCGGAGGCTGGGGCAAAGCCAGTGGCAGGTGAAAAGCCGGAGGCTGGGGCAAAGCcggaggctggagggaagccGGAGGCTGGGGAGAAACCTGTGCTGGGGGAGAAGCCAGAGACCGGGGGGAAGCCGGAGAGTGAGGGGAAGCCTGAGGCAGGAGGGAAGCCTGAGTCTGACCAGGGTGACAGTGGGGAGGATGATGACAATGGCGACGATGATGATGACGacaatgatgatgatgatgatgacgatGAAAATGGGCATGGTGATGGCAATGACAATGGTGACGACAATGGTGCTGATGACAATGACGATGGTGACGACAATGGTGATGATGACAATGACGATGGTGTCGACAATGGTGATGATGACAACGACTATGATGATGATGACTATGGAGAGGATGATGGCAATGGTGATGATGATGGCGGTGAtgatgatggtggtggtgatgacGCTTGGTGA